In one Saccharibacillus brassicae genomic region, the following are encoded:
- a CDS encoding pseudouridine synthase — protein MNNEPGKKSVKKLRIDKILSHLGIATRSESKKLAKQGRITLDGLTVKDSGLQIDPDLSVLEVDGQAVRYREFIYVLLNKPQDVVSATEDKYDRTVIDLLDAEYAAFEPFPVGRLDKDTEGLLLLTNDGQLAHELLSPRKHVPKTYEAVVLGAVDAADGAAFAAGVTLDDGYETMPAELEIVRRYELEGEEHADIRLTIMEGKFHQVKRMFEAVGKKVVFLKRISMGPLQLDPALAPGEYRELSDDELRSLRRE, from the coding sequence ATGAACAACGAACCAGGCAAGAAAAGCGTCAAAAAACTGCGTATCGACAAAATATTGTCGCATCTGGGCATCGCGACGCGCAGCGAAAGCAAAAAGTTGGCCAAGCAGGGACGCATTACGCTGGACGGCCTTACGGTCAAAGACAGCGGACTGCAGATCGATCCCGATCTGTCGGTGCTCGAAGTGGACGGACAGGCGGTGCGCTACCGGGAATTCATCTACGTGCTGCTCAACAAGCCGCAGGATGTCGTCTCCGCGACCGAAGACAAATACGACCGCACCGTTATCGACCTGCTGGACGCCGAATATGCGGCGTTCGAGCCGTTTCCGGTCGGCCGGCTGGACAAGGACACCGAAGGACTGCTGCTGCTGACGAACGACGGCCAGCTGGCGCACGAACTGCTGTCCCCGCGCAAACACGTGCCCAAGACGTACGAAGCGGTCGTGCTCGGCGCGGTCGACGCAGCCGACGGGGCCGCTTTCGCAGCCGGCGTCACGCTGGACGACGGATACGAGACGATGCCGGCCGAACTTGAGATTGTACGCCGCTACGAACTCGAAGGCGAAGAGCATGCCGATATCCGGCTGACGATTATGGAAGGCAAGTTCCACCAGGTCAAGCGCATGTTCGAAGCGGTCGGCAAAAAAGTGGTCTTCCTCAAGCGGATCTCGATGGGACCGCTGCAGCTCGATCCGGCGCTCGCGCCGGGCGAATATCGCGAACTGAGCGACGACGAACTGAGATCGCTGCGCAGGGAATAG
- a CDS encoding glycosyltransferase family 4 protein translates to MRLLQALFFPPEQPGGVSSMIPHLQEKFSSARWEMEVFSLPKRIRGKGREDIVFETFDWTQYADRPIVQKYMQTYRDYLWWTRLRLQKPYDLIHAHHPIAALAMKTAFPDTPVLQTIHSSYERELILNGKIEEGSPEHRFLLSIYRELEARTDRLITVSEAFRRYMAPHIEHADRIRIMPNGYDERRFKPVPHENELPQLMTVCRLVPAKGLDVLLQACALLKERDCPYVLHVIGDGPSREELERLAQDLGVYDNTIFYGYTLHPEEFMPFFDIFVLPSRAEAFGSVFAEAALCCLALVGTSVGGVPEQIEHGVNGLLVPPDDPAALADALEQVIGDPAYRYELARTACEKAKSHYSLDRAAIELKRMYLSYEGRGSRSL, encoded by the coding sequence GTGAGATTGCTGCAAGCATTATTTTTTCCGCCCGAACAGCCGGGGGGCGTATCATCGATGATCCCGCATCTGCAGGAGAAGTTTTCTTCGGCCCGCTGGGAGATGGAAGTGTTCTCGCTGCCCAAGCGTATTCGGGGCAAAGGACGAGAAGACATTGTGTTCGAAACTTTCGATTGGACGCAGTACGCGGACCGTCCGATCGTGCAAAAATATATGCAAACGTACCGCGATTATTTGTGGTGGACGCGGCTGCGGCTGCAAAAGCCGTATGATCTGATCCATGCGCACCATCCGATCGCCGCGCTTGCGATGAAGACGGCTTTTCCGGATACGCCGGTGCTGCAAACGATCCACTCCAGTTACGAGCGCGAGCTGATCCTGAACGGCAAGATCGAAGAAGGCAGTCCGGAACATCGTTTCCTGCTGTCGATCTATCGCGAGCTTGAAGCCAGAACCGATCGGCTGATCACGGTGTCCGAAGCGTTCCGCCGGTACATGGCTCCGCATATCGAGCATGCCGACCGGATTCGCATCATGCCGAACGGGTACGACGAACGCCGCTTCAAGCCGGTGCCGCACGAGAACGAATTACCGCAGCTGATGACGGTCTGCCGCCTCGTACCCGCCAAAGGGCTGGACGTGCTGCTGCAGGCTTGCGCGCTGCTCAAGGAGCGGGATTGTCCGTACGTGCTGCACGTGATCGGCGACGGGCCGTCGCGCGAAGAGCTGGAACGGTTGGCGCAGGACTTGGGCGTGTACGATAATACGATTTTCTATGGGTATACGCTTCATCCGGAAGAGTTTATGCCGTTTTTCGATATTTTCGTGCTGCCTTCGCGGGCGGAAGCGTTCGGTTCGGTGTTCGCCGAAGCGGCGCTCTGCTGCCTGGCGCTCGTCGGAACGAGCGTCGGCGGCGTGCCCGAGCAGATCGAGCACGGCGTGAACGGGCTGCTCGTTCCGCCGGACGATCCGGCGGCGCTGGCCGACGCGCTGGAGCAGGTGATCGGCGATCCGGCCTACCGCTACGAACTGGCCCGGACCGCCTGCGAAAAAGCCAAATCGCATTATTCGCTCGACCGGGCGGCGATCGAACTCAAGCGCATGTACCTCAGTTACGAAGGCCGCGGCAGCCGCAGTTTGTAA
- a CDS encoding xanthine phosphoribosyltransferase: MEELKERIKSEGVIASQQVLKLDAILNHQVDPALTMDMGRAFASRFASEQVTKVVTVESSGIAVAFAVALELGVPMVFARRKKTLLADPDSYVERVPSFTKGIVTDLMLPKRFIKKEDRILLIDDIIANGDAARGLVKIIHSGEATLVGAGIVVEKCFQSGAQSLRDQGIRVESLVRIQSLGEDGVVFAD; the protein is encoded by the coding sequence GTGGAAGAGTTAAAAGAACGGATCAAAAGCGAAGGCGTAATCGCCTCGCAGCAGGTGCTGAAGCTGGACGCGATCTTGAATCATCAGGTCGATCCGGCCCTGACGATGGACATGGGGCGGGCTTTCGCGTCGCGCTTCGCTTCGGAGCAGGTGACCAAAGTCGTTACGGTGGAATCGTCCGGTATCGCGGTCGCTTTTGCCGTCGCGTTGGAGCTTGGCGTGCCGATGGTGTTCGCGCGCCGCAAAAAAACGCTGCTGGCCGACCCGGATTCCTACGTGGAACGCGTGCCTTCTTTTACAAAAGGAATCGTCACCGATTTGATGCTGCCCAAACGGTTTATTAAAAAAGAAGACCGGATTTTGTTGATTGACGACATTATCGCGAACGGCGACGCCGCGCGCGGCCTCGTCAAGATTATCCATTCGGGTGAAGCGACGCTCGTGGGCGCGGGCATCGTCGTGGAAAAATGTTTCCAGTCCGGCGCGCAGAGTCTGCGGGACCAGGGAATCCGGGTGGAATCGCTCGTGCGTATCCAGTCGCTGGGCGAAGACGGAGTCGTTTTTGCGGACTGA
- a CDS encoding PAS domain S-box protein, whose product MSERIMELNRMVNVSAGGHILYLYDDADQYARNAAAYAVSGAQGGGLTIMIDHQEQLGSIRALAEPALSEEERARIVYVDADEFYASHGSFDYKTVVKHSGELLAPYEGNTGGMRTWAQIAWDSEHSVESELEHFEELSERTVHNAGLLSVCAYRSGSLSAALQIKLLRSHDYIMTDDELSDTDLSGRSAGALFPSLSAQREQEELQLDAQERLEASARQLERIIANNLDPVALFDEEGRLVKVNEAFERIFGWPAAEFVGRGERQLRERIGLHGVTDHWLDLPSVKEAAEESGIGIGRARQIEATARTRIGEPLDLLLTSFALGDADKPAGCAIIYRDITDFRNSDRRLRESIERYTSLKKHNHDAVFSIDREGRVINTNPAAQNLTGLKTEDMIGRLFAEWMSEGTLEDILREAAIGDETVHPSIRIRRADGSESEVLTSTAPIIVGGERVGCYVLAKDITEHKRLLIEKQTAEEMNQAKSEFLAVMSHEIRTPMNGVIALTQLLLETDGLNDEQREYVEVIRRSGDSLLGIVNDILDFSKIEAGKTELQNEPMNLREDVARSFDILLADARDKQLELGLSVAPRVPDIVVSDPNKLRRILINLVGNAIKYTEKGGVFVSVDSERSEREGHLRLVFRIRDTGVGIPQEQTQYLFDPFYQLDNFMTRKSEGSGLGLAITKRLIELMDGEIGVRSKPGEGSVFHFTIEATLPDFDQRPADDLASLPLPAKQPVALRVLVAEDNRVNQLVMERLLGRLGYESDLARDGQEAVEAVARRRYDVILMDVRMPRMDGFEAVRRIREQPPEWGSPYIVAVTANAMQGDRQRCLDAGMDEYMNKPIDAKRLSELLHEAERRIRQSE is encoded by the coding sequence ATGAGTGAACGCATCATGGAACTGAACCGGATGGTCAATGTGTCTGCGGGCGGACATATTTTATATTTGTACGACGATGCCGACCAGTATGCGCGCAATGCGGCCGCCTATGCGGTCTCGGGCGCACAGGGCGGCGGGTTGACGATTATGATCGACCACCAAGAGCAGCTCGGGTCTATTCGGGCACTCGCGGAGCCGGCGCTGAGCGAAGAAGAACGGGCGCGGATCGTCTACGTGGACGCGGACGAGTTCTACGCTTCGCACGGCAGCTTCGATTACAAAACGGTCGTGAAGCATTCCGGGGAACTGCTGGCGCCTTACGAAGGGAACACGGGCGGTATGCGGACGTGGGCGCAAATCGCCTGGGACAGCGAGCACAGCGTCGAGAGCGAACTGGAACATTTCGAAGAACTGTCCGAACGGACGGTGCACAATGCCGGGTTGCTGTCGGTGTGCGCTTACCGCAGCGGCTCGCTCAGCGCCGCGCTTCAGATCAAGCTGCTGAGAAGCCATGACTATATCATGACCGACGACGAGCTCTCCGACACGGATCTGTCCGGCCGGAGCGCCGGCGCTTTGTTTCCTTCGTTGTCCGCGCAGCGCGAACAGGAAGAGCTCCAACTCGACGCACAGGAGCGTTTGGAAGCGAGCGCCCGGCAGTTGGAGCGGATTATCGCGAACAATCTCGATCCGGTCGCGTTGTTCGACGAAGAGGGCCGGCTGGTCAAAGTCAACGAAGCTTTCGAGCGGATATTCGGCTGGCCCGCCGCGGAATTCGTCGGGCGCGGCGAACGGCAGCTGCGGGAACGGATCGGCCTGCACGGCGTGACGGACCATTGGCTGGACCTGCCGTCCGTCAAAGAGGCGGCGGAGGAGTCGGGCATCGGGATCGGCCGGGCCAGGCAGATCGAAGCGACGGCCCGAACCCGGATCGGCGAACCGCTCGACCTGCTGCTGACCTCGTTCGCGCTCGGCGACGCCGACAAGCCGGCGGGCTGCGCGATCATCTATCGCGACATTACCGATTTCCGCAATTCGGATCGCCGGCTGCGGGAGTCGATCGAACGGTACACGTCGCTGAAGAAGCATAACCACGACGCCGTCTTTTCGATCGATCGGGAAGGGCGGGTCATCAACACGAATCCGGCGGCGCAGAACCTGACGGGATTGAAGACCGAAGACATGATCGGCCGTCTGTTCGCCGAGTGGATGTCCGAAGGGACGCTGGAAGACATTTTGCGCGAAGCGGCGATCGGCGACGAGACCGTCCATCCTTCGATCCGGATCCGGCGCGCCGACGGAAGCGAGTCCGAAGTGCTGACTTCGACCGCTCCGATCATCGTCGGCGGCGAACGCGTCGGCTGCTACGTTTTGGCCAAAGACATTACCGAACACAAGCGGCTGTTGATCGAGAAGCAGACGGCCGAAGAGATGAACCAGGCCAAAAGCGAATTTCTGGCGGTGATGAGCCACGAGATCCGCACGCCGATGAACGGGGTCATCGCGCTGACGCAGCTGCTGCTGGAGACCGACGGATTGAACGACGAACAGCGCGAGTACGTGGAAGTGATCCGCCGCAGCGGCGATTCGCTGCTCGGGATCGTCAATGACATCCTCGACTTTTCCAAGATCGAAGCGGGCAAGACCGAACTGCAAAACGAACCGATGAACCTGCGCGAGGACGTGGCGCGGTCGTTCGATATTCTGCTGGCCGATGCCAGGGACAAACAGCTGGAATTGGGCTTGTCGGTAGCGCCGCGCGTGCCGGACATCGTCGTCTCGGATCCCAACAAGCTGCGCCGGATTTTGATCAATCTGGTCGGAAACGCGATCAAATACACGGAAAAAGGCGGCGTATTCGTCTCGGTCGACAGCGAGCGAAGTGAGCGGGAAGGGCATCTTCGCCTCGTGTTCCGTATTCGGGATACCGGCGTGGGCATTCCGCAGGAGCAGACGCAGTATCTGTTCGATCCTTTTTACCAGCTGGACAATTTCATGACGCGCAAGTCCGAAGGAAGCGGACTCGGCCTGGCGATTACGAAGCGGCTGATCGAGCTAATGGACGGCGAAATCGGGGTCCGTTCCAAACCGGGCGAAGGCTCGGTGTTCCATTTTACGATCGAGGCGACCCTGCCGGACTTCGATCAGCGCCCTGCGGACGACCTGGCGTCGCTGCCTCTTCCGGCGAAGCAGCCGGTCGCTTTGCGCGTGCTCGTCGCCGAAGACAACCGGGTCAATCAGCTGGTGATGGAACGGCTGCTCGGCCGCCTCGGCTACGAATCCGATCTGGCCCGCGACGGCCAGGAAGCGGTGGAAGCCGTGGCCCGAAGACGCTACGACGTCATCTTGATGGACGTGCGCATGCCGCGGATGGACGGATTCGAAGCGGTGCGGCGTATTCGCGAACAGCCGCCGGAGTGGGGCAGTCCGTATATCGTCGCGGTTACCGCGAACGCGATGCAGGGCGACCGGCAGCGCTGCCTGGACGCCGGCATGGACGAATACATGAACAAACCGATCGACGCCAAACGGCTGTCGGAGCTGCTGCATGAGGCGGAGCGGCGTATTCGGCAATCGGAATAA
- the pepV gene encoding dipeptidase PepV has translation MIDWQKEAEARREDLLRDLDGLLRIQSVKDPATMSRKRPMGAAIAEALDYMLELTEQMGLDVKNVDGYAGHAQYGNFDPETTVGILGHVDVVPATGTWTSPPFEPSIRAGKLYARGAIDDKGPTIAALYGLKIVQELGLPLTKNVRLIFGTDEESGMSCMRHYAEQETMPKVGFAPDAEFPMIYAEKGQFNPTLVPKRLPKETKSLVKLESFESGLRINMVPERAHAVLSGDIRPLVEAFEDFCREHRVTGEAEINAGQAMFTLTGVSAHGSEPASGVNAGTTLALFLKDASFQPEGKAFIDLLNALHEDFHGEKIGIACSDDITGPLTVNPGVISFGFGEGETQIGLTARCPVSADYGWIKARLEECVDGFDYRISDVREASSHYVDPSEPVIKALQTAYAEMTGEEPTLLTTGGATYAKFMQKGVAFGACFPGKEMTAHQADEYIEIDDLLKATAIYARAIYELAK, from the coding sequence ATGATCGATTGGCAAAAAGAAGCGGAAGCCCGGCGGGAAGACCTGCTGCGCGATCTGGACGGCCTGCTTAGAATCCAAAGCGTCAAAGATCCGGCCACGATGTCGCGCAAGCGTCCGATGGGAGCCGCGATTGCGGAAGCGCTCGACTACATGCTGGAATTAACGGAGCAAATGGGACTGGACGTCAAAAACGTGGACGGTTACGCCGGGCACGCGCAGTACGGCAATTTCGATCCGGAGACGACGGTCGGCATTCTCGGCCACGTGGACGTCGTGCCGGCGACCGGTACGTGGACCAGTCCCCCGTTCGAGCCTTCGATTCGCGCCGGCAAGCTGTACGCGCGCGGCGCGATCGACGACAAAGGGCCGACGATCGCCGCCTTGTACGGGCTCAAGATCGTGCAGGAGCTTGGCCTTCCGCTGACCAAAAACGTCCGCCTCATTTTCGGCACCGACGAAGAAAGCGGCATGAGCTGCATGCGCCATTACGCGGAGCAGGAAACGATGCCGAAGGTCGGATTCGCGCCGGACGCCGAGTTCCCGATGATCTACGCGGAAAAAGGGCAGTTTAACCCGACGCTCGTGCCGAAGCGCCTGCCCAAAGAAACGAAGTCGCTCGTGAAGCTGGAATCGTTCGAATCGGGACTGCGGATCAACATGGTGCCGGAACGCGCGCATGCGGTGCTGAGCGGCGATATCCGTCCGCTGGTCGAAGCGTTCGAAGACTTCTGCCGGGAACACCGGGTTACGGGCGAAGCCGAGATCAATGCGGGGCAGGCCATGTTTACCCTGACCGGCGTATCGGCGCACGGATCGGAACCGGCGAGCGGGGTCAACGCGGGTACGACGCTTGCGCTGTTCCTCAAGGACGCTTCGTTCCAGCCGGAAGGCAAAGCGTTTATCGATCTGTTGAACGCGCTGCACGAAGATTTCCACGGAGAAAAGATCGGCATAGCGTGCAGCGACGATATTACCGGCCCGCTGACGGTCAATCCGGGCGTGATCTCGTTCGGCTTCGGCGAAGGCGAGACGCAGATCGGCCTCACGGCGCGCTGTCCGGTCTCGGCCGATTACGGCTGGATCAAAGCCCGCCTCGAAGAATGCGTCGACGGGTTCGACTACCGGATCTCCGACGTGCGCGAAGCGTCTTCGCATTACGTGGACCCGAGCGAACCGGTCATCAAAGCGCTGCAGACCGCTTATGCGGAAATGACCGGCGAAGAGCCGACGCTGCTCACGACCGGCGGCGCCACCTATGCCAAATTCATGCAAAAAGGCGTCGCGTTCGGAGCCTGCTTCCCGGGCAAAGAGATGACGGCCCATCAAGCGGACGAATATATCGAAATCGACGATTTGCTGAAAGCAACCGCCATTTACGCGCGGGCCATTTACGAATTGGCGAAATAA
- a CDS encoding asparaginase: MSQDVQVTRGSYVESNHVIHAAVVDRSGRLLHAVGDPQRLTFPRSSMKPFQAVPLIESGAADAYGYGDAEISLSCASHSGEPIHRHTVLDVLSRAELSEEYLQCGTHIPRDSESYRELIREGRELTPVFSNCSGKHSGMLLTARHLGEDLGTYRETDHPHQQRILSVIADICGVPAEEIGIGVDGCGVPVHRLPLSAAALGFARLAKPEGTVAAPRAEALNRIRRGMTNRPEMVAGRHRFDTDLMTVFGGNLVSKVGAEGVQCIGVADLGIGIAVKVEDGSERATFVAAMDVLKQLGIGTPEQFAQLDEYVHAPVLNARKERIGEIKPNFTLVPSAE; the protein is encoded by the coding sequence ATGTCGCAGGACGTACAAGTTACCCGGGGCTCCTATGTAGAAAGCAACCATGTCATTCACGCGGCGGTCGTCGATCGGAGCGGTCGTCTGCTGCATGCCGTCGGCGATCCGCAGCGGCTGACGTTTCCGCGCTCGTCGATGAAGCCGTTCCAGGCGGTGCCGCTGATCGAATCCGGTGCGGCGGACGCCTACGGATACGGCGACGCCGAAATCTCGCTCAGCTGCGCGTCGCACAGCGGAGAGCCGATCCACCGCCATACGGTGCTGGACGTCTTGTCCCGCGCCGAGCTGTCCGAAGAGTATCTGCAATGCGGCACGCATATTCCGCGCGATAGCGAGAGCTACCGGGAATTGATCCGGGAAGGACGGGAACTGACGCCGGTGTTCAGCAACTGTTCCGGCAAGCATTCCGGCATGCTGCTGACGGCGCGGCATTTGGGCGAAGACCTCGGCACGTACCGGGAGACCGACCATCCGCACCAGCAGCGCATCCTGTCGGTCATCGCCGATATTTGCGGCGTGCCGGCCGAAGAGATCGGGATCGGCGTAGACGGATGCGGCGTGCCCGTGCATCGCCTGCCGCTGAGCGCCGCCGCTCTCGGCTTTGCCCGGCTGGCGAAGCCGGAAGGGACCGTGGCCGCGCCGCGCGCGGAAGCATTGAACCGTATCCGACGCGGCATGACGAACCGGCCCGAGATGGTAGCGGGCCGACATCGCTTCGATACCGACCTGATGACAGTGTTCGGCGGCAATCTGGTGTCGAAGGTCGGCGCGGAAGGCGTGCAGTGTATCGGCGTGGCCGATCTTGGTATCGGGATCGCCGTCAAAGTCGAAGACGGCAGCGAACGCGCCACTTTCGTCGCGGCGATGGACGTGCTGAAGCAGCTCGGCATCGGCACGCCGGAGCAGTTCGCGCAGTTGGACGAATACGTACATGCGCCGGTCCTGAACGCGCGCAAAGAACGGATCGGCGAGATCAAGCCGAACTTTACGCTCGTGCCTTCCGCCGAGTGA
- the msrA gene encoding peptide-methionine (S)-S-oxide reductase MsrA, with the protein MEKATFAGGCFWCMVTPFEELPGIRGIVSGYMGGTVENPTYEQVKTGTTGHYEVVQVTFEPDVFPYERLLELYWPQTDPTDGEGQFQDRGTQYKPAVFFHNEEQQQAALASRQALADSGRFDKPIATEILPAQDFYEAEDYHQDYHKKNPKHYKEDREQSGRDRFIETKW; encoded by the coding sequence ATCGAAAAAGCGACGTTCGCCGGCGGCTGCTTCTGGTGCATGGTGACGCCGTTCGAAGAACTGCCGGGCATTCGCGGCATCGTGTCCGGATATATGGGCGGCACGGTAGAGAATCCGACGTACGAGCAGGTCAAGACCGGCACGACCGGACATTACGAAGTGGTGCAGGTCACGTTCGAACCGGACGTTTTCCCGTACGAGCGGCTGCTGGAGCTGTACTGGCCGCAGACGGACCCGACGGACGGCGAAGGCCAGTTCCAGGACCGGGGCACGCAGTACAAGCCGGCCGTCTTTTTCCATAACGAAGAACAGCAGCAGGCCGCGCTCGCTTCCCGGCAGGCGCTGGCGGACAGCGGACGCTTCGACAAGCCGATCGCGACCGAAATTTTGCCGGCACAGGATTTCTACGAAGCCGAAGATTACCACCAGGATTACCACAAAAAAAATCCGAAGCATTACAAAGAAGACCGCGAGCAATCCGGCCGCGACCGCTTTATCGAAACCAAGTGGTAA
- a CDS encoding GNAT family N-acetyltransferase, whose product MVVIKRHTEKPIPPLQLLRLYQDADWWPERTKDGIRKLLAHGIVLGAWEDKQLVGFCRAVSDGVYRAYVEDVVVLGAHRGQGIGRQMMDKMLHELVGIEIVSLFCSAKLSDYYERSGFKPSRQIVMHHNKPDGSRR is encoded by the coding sequence ATGGTCGTCATCAAACGGCATACGGAAAAACCGATCCCCCCGCTTCAGCTTCTGCGATTGTACCAGGATGCCGACTGGTGGCCGGAGCGTACGAAAGACGGGATCCGCAAGCTGCTTGCCCACGGTATCGTACTGGGTGCGTGGGAAGACAAGCAGCTCGTCGGCTTCTGCCGGGCGGTGTCCGACGGCGTGTACCGGGCCTACGTGGAAGACGTCGTCGTCCTGGGCGCGCACCGCGGACAGGGCATCGGCCGGCAGATGATGGACAAGATGCTGCACGAACTCGTCGGCATCGAAATCGTCAGTTTGTTCTGCTCGGCCAAATTGAGCGACTATTACGAACGCAGCGGGTTCAAGCCGAGCCGGCAGATCGTCATGCACCACAACAAACCCGACGGCAGCCGCCGATAA
- a CDS encoding DUF2164 domain-containing protein, giving the protein MIPIRLPKENKDDLIADLQQYFYDERGEEIGSLAAEQLLDHMMQRLAPYAYNQGVQDAKAAVNEKLLQIEDELYALERPANRR; this is encoded by the coding sequence ATGATTCCGATCAGACTGCCAAAAGAAAACAAGGATGACTTGATCGCCGATTTGCAGCAGTATTTTTACGACGAGCGCGGAGAAGAAATCGGAAGTCTCGCCGCGGAGCAGCTGCTCGACCATATGATGCAGCGATTGGCGCCGTATGCGTACAATCAGGGCGTTCAGGACGCCAAAGCGGCAGTGAACGAAAAGCTGCTGCAAATCGAAGACGAATTGTACGCGCTGGAACGTCCGGCGAACCGCAGATAG
- a CDS encoding phosphotransferase codes for MPHTEWNRIGEGGTAEIFTDEAGRILKLFREGFTEAGVRSEYVKSEWAYAQGLPSAKPLGLTESGSRQGMLLERLPGESLLARLQREPHTAEDAARKFAAYQVQLNARAADTLEDHQRERLVQRIGWTDQLGEDERQAVLAELERLPDGDRLCHGDFHPGNIMENGADWHVIDWIDANCGHPLYDAARTLLLLGFGTEAGGPRGSMEEAAEIFRSVYMRTYAELSGFGATDIERWMLPVAAARLVEPIPAPEKAKLLHFVRSRLAELGRQA; via the coding sequence ATGCCGCATACCGAATGGAACCGAATCGGCGAAGGAGGAACCGCCGAGATTTTCACGGACGAAGCGGGACGCATATTGAAGTTGTTCCGGGAAGGATTCACGGAAGCGGGCGTGCGATCCGAATATGTCAAAAGCGAATGGGCCTACGCGCAGGGGCTGCCTTCGGCCAAGCCGCTCGGCTTGACCGAAAGCGGCAGCCGGCAGGGAATGCTGCTGGAACGCCTGCCGGGCGAGTCGCTGCTTGCGCGCCTGCAGCGCGAACCGCACACCGCGGAAGACGCGGCGCGCAAGTTCGCGGCCTATCAAGTGCAGCTGAACGCACGCGCCGCCGATACGCTTGAAGATCACCAGCGCGAGAGATTGGTACAGCGCATAGGCTGGACGGATCAGCTTGGCGAAGACGAACGGCAAGCCGTTCTGGCGGAGCTTGAGCGGCTTCCGGACGGCGACCGGTTATGCCACGGCGATTTTCACCCGGGCAATATTATGGAGAACGGGGCAGACTGGCACGTGATCGACTGGATCGACGCGAACTGCGGCCATCCGCTGTACGACGCGGCCCGCACGCTGCTGCTGCTCGGATTCGGCACGGAAGCGGGCGGCCCGCGAGGCAGCATGGAAGAAGCGGCGGAGATTTTCCGCAGCGTCTACATGCGCACGTACGCCGAGCTGTCGGGCTTCGGCGCTACGGATATCGAGCGCTGGATGCTGCCCGTGGCGGCGGCCCGCCTCGTCGAGCCGATCCCCGCGCCGGAAAAAGCGAAGCTGCTGCACTTCGTCCGCAGCCGCCTTGCGGAGCTGGGCCGGCAGGCCTGA
- a CDS encoding MFS transporter, with the protein MSVSRSSAGLSAGTALLLAAACGLAVANVYYAQPLLGLLAEQFGVPIAAVGSIVTVVQVFYALGLLLIVPLGDLLSRRRLTVILLLLITAGLLAAAWSSSFFMLLAGLALVGLTAVVTQILVNFASALAAEEQRGRIVGIVTSGVVIGILLARTFAGVISDLASWRAVYVASSLLTAAAALALSALLPADGADKSSLSYGRLLLSVLRLFREERLLRTRAALAFCVFTAFGILWTPLALPLGQAPFFLSPSAIGAFGLAGAAGALGAVGAGRLADRGLGERTTGVALILLLLSWLPIGLLHHSLALLVVGILLLDFAVQAVHVTNQSLLYAALPEARGRLTGAYMTFYSIGSALGAFVSTRAYAAYGWTGVSLLGACVSLAGLAFWICTQTRRR; encoded by the coding sequence ATGTCCGTATCCCGTTCTTCGGCAGGGCTGTCCGCGGGAACGGCGCTGCTGCTTGCGGCCGCCTGCGGCCTTGCCGTAGCGAACGTCTATTACGCGCAGCCGCTGCTCGGCCTGCTGGCGGAGCAATTCGGCGTCCCGATCGCCGCGGTCGGCTCGATCGTGACGGTCGTCCAAGTATTCTACGCGCTCGGCCTGCTGCTGATCGTGCCGCTCGGCGATTTGCTAAGCCGGCGGCGCCTGACGGTGATCCTGCTGCTGCTGATTACCGCCGGCCTGCTGGCCGCTGCATGGTCTTCAAGCTTCTTCATGCTGCTGGCCGGGCTCGCGCTGGTCGGGCTGACAGCGGTCGTCACCCAGATTCTCGTCAATTTCGCTTCGGCGCTCGCTGCCGAAGAGCAGCGCGGCCGCATCGTCGGCATCGTCACGAGCGGCGTCGTAATCGGCATTTTGCTGGCCCGTACGTTCGCGGGAGTCATCAGCGACCTGGCAAGCTGGCGCGCGGTCTATGTGGCGTCCTCGCTGCTGACGGCCGCGGCTGCCCTGGCCTTGTCGGCGCTGCTTCCCGCAGACGGCGCCGACAAATCCAGTCTGTCTTACGGACGGCTGCTGCTGTCCGTGCTGCGGTTGTTCAGAGAAGAGAGACTGCTGCGTACGCGCGCGGCATTGGCTTTCTGCGTATTTACCGCGTTTGGCATCCTGTGGACGCCTCTTGCGCTGCCGCTCGGCCAAGCCCCATTCTTCTTGTCCCCGTCGGCTATCGGCGCGTTCGGACTGGCGGGAGCGGCCGGAGCGCTCGGAGCCGTGGGAGCCGGCCGGCTGGCCGACCGGGGCTTGGGCGAACGCACGACCGGCGTCGCCCTGATTCTGCTGCTGCTGTCCTGGCTGCCGATCGGCCTGCTGCACCATTCGCTGGCGCTGCTCGTCGTCGGCATTCTGCTGCTCGATTTCGCGGTGCAGGCTGTCCATGTCACGAACCAGAGCCTGCTGTACGCCGCGCTGCCGGAAGCGCGCGGCCGGCTGACCGGCGCTTATATGACGTTCTATTCGATCGGAAGCGCGCTGGGCGCTTTTGTGTCCACGCGGGCGTACGCCGCTTACGGCTGGACCGGCGTCAGCCTGCTCGGCGCGTGCGTCAGCCTGGCAGGCCTGGCCTTCTGGATCTGCACGCAAACAAGGCGCCGATAA